Sequence from the Ziziphus jujuba cultivar Dongzao chromosome 9, ASM3175591v1 genome:
AAATCAATTCCCAAATCTCTTTCTTTCGCTGGAGTTGTAACTTCCAACATCCATGTTGCTGGGTTGTAACCATCTTTAATTTTACTGACTCCTTGAATTCCCtagataagaaaatgaaatgtttCAGTAACCTacttaaaaaagagaaaaattataagTCAGAGAAAATTTCATAACTCATTTACTTGCTGCTTTTTTGCAGTATTACCTCAAAGTACTTGATTAAATGGCAAGAGTGCCGACCCAATGGACCTGCATATATCTCTTGTCCTCCTCGCTTCATTAGGAGTAGCTGCAATGCAATGTAAAATGTATCATATATGGaggaaaacaaacaaattactTCCAACTCTTTCAGAGACTATTAGCATTTCTTACCTCATCAAAAGCCTCGAATATGTCAATGCTTGGCTGATGGATTGTACACACAACTGTTCTTCCAGTGTCCACAGTATTCCTAACTGTTCTCATAACGATGGCAGCAGCTCTTGCATCCAGCCCTGAAGTTGGTTCATCCATGAATATTATGGATGGGTTAGCCACTAGCTCTACTGCAATTGTTAGCCTCTTGCGCTGCTCCGTTGAAAGACCATTGACACCAGGTAATCCCACCATTGCTTGTCTTAATGGGTTCAGCTCCACAAGTTCCATCACTTCCTCAACGAACATCTATAACCCgcagaaaattacaaaaatattagcaTTGCTCAAAAGCTGGTAGTGACAATGCTTTTTAACAATAGCCCTTATGAAAGTAAATGATACTTTTTAACTCGCTCACTTGTCTTCTCTCAGCCATTACAAAGGAAACCTAACGTGACTAAATTCATAACAGGGAtatttgaaccaaaaaaaagttTGACTCTGGCTTCAGTTAAGTTAAAGCCTAAACTGAATTTATAGCTCAACAAGATATCTCAGTTTCTGAATTAATTGGTTATGATTTAAGACATGCAAATGCTTGAAAAGGATTTAGATTTAAAAGTACCAACCTTCCTTGTTTCAGAATTGACTTCTGAGGACAAACGCAGCCATGTTGAATAGACCAAGGACTCATATACAGTAACATGAGGAGAGTGGATGTCATTTTGTTCGCAGTATCCAGAAATCCGAGCAAATGTTTGCTGTTTCTTTGGGTAACCAGAAATTGAGATATTTCCACTTATATATCCTCCAGTTTTCCGACCAGCCAGAACATCCATAAGAGTAGTTTTACCAGCACCACTTACACCCATCAAAGCTGTGAGAACACCTGGCCTGAAAGCACCACTCACACCCTTGAGAAGCACCAATTTATCCTCAAGGATACCCTGGTCTTTCATTCCCTGAAAATGTAATCCATACAAATGTTTCTTATATTGTCGCActagttaaatttaaaaagtttgaaTAACAAGCTTTATCACTTTCATGTTACCTGTGGCATGTCAACGGAGTAGGTGATATCCTCGAAAGTGATGAAATGGGGTTCAAATGGAAGAATCATTCCAGTTTTCTTCTTATTCATATTAGCAACAGCTTCGGTCCTAACAGATAAGGACCTGGAGGGACTGCTTGCGCTCTTAAGTTCTTGATCTCCACTCTCTACATGTCAATTGGAATTGAATTACAATCTTAACAAAATAACGTGAAAAATGAATAATCCGGCAGAGCCGATTCATATTTTTCACCTTTGCTGGCTCGTAGACTAAAACTAGTATTCCTGCTCTGTGACCTAATGATTTCTCTTGTCTTGCTATCAATTTGATTGCTTTGAGATGCTTCTGATTTAACAGCATTCTGCTTCACATAAGctgcaaaataatttatacatttcAATATTTAACTCATAAGCTTCAAGTTTTAACTCTTAATATGATTATGTGGAGAGACTCACGGCTGAGATAAGTAAGGGCCAAACTGAAACAGAAGTTGAACAGTAATACATATATCAACAATGCCCCTACTCCTATCCAATACCAATTTGCTTGAGTGAAAAATCCACGTGACCTCAAAACCGCAACTCCCAGAGATTCCTCTGAGTTTGGAAGAAACtttaatagaaaaagaaaatacaatagTCAGAGATGGTCCTTAAGAGTAAAACAGAAATGGATGAATAAGAAAGAATTGGGTTAGAAATTACCTTATCCCAACTTTTCCCAAGAAACTCATTAACTACTATTGCATTTTGACCATACATCAAGGGTGATAGCCAGTAGCCCCAAATCCACCATTTCTTTATATGCTCTGTTGCATCAagcaaagagaggaaagaagaaTTACACAAGATGTTGGAAGacataatttctttctttatttatttctttctgtTTTAAGCTTGTAACTTAAGGTATACATACCTCTTGAGAGAACGAAACCTCCCAAGGAAAAAAGTATAACTAGAGATAATGAGGAAAGGGTAGAAGCAACAATCATGTTCCGACCAACTGCAGCTATAAATCGGTTCAACGAAGAAGCCATCTGACTGAGAAGAAAGAGTATAAGGAATTGCCTGAACAACCTGCATGCCGTATGTAAACAAACAAATGTTATTAGGATGGACCAAactgataaaaacaaaaatataacatCTTTATGAAACCTAACATATAATTGAGACTTTCATCTTTTACCTTCCTACATTTGGATCAAATCCAATGACATAGTATGTAATGAAAACCCAAATAGCCACTTCTGCAAATGTAACAGGGATCTTCAGAATCCATGAGGGAAGTGCATATGCCCATGGAGGAAAGAAGCGCAGGTCTCGTTGTTTGTAAAAGACAGGAAGCTTAGCAACAGTCATGGACAGCTCAGACATCCCATTGAACATAACAGTAATCAAACTGAAGAACAAAGCTCCCAGATAAATTCCTCCATCAATTACAGAATTGCGGTGCATCTCAGTTCGTAAGAACACTGACATTGTTATCAGTGCTGTCATTGCAAGCTagaaggagaaaagaaaaatactatgGATATTAAAAACCTTGTACAAAAAacatttaaagaataaaaaagtacTTAAAAGCAAAAAGCAAAACTGAAAACCCACCCGAAAGAGCATGGAAAAGTAGACAAATGAATTCCTTTTCATAAGCAAGAACTCTCTTGAGAAGCAAGCTTTCAGGAGTTCCTTCTTTGAAACACCATATTTTTTAGTTGTCAAAGCAGATGGATGGCTCTTTGATTTGTCAAATGGAGTTGCAAGTTCATCTCCAAGTACCCGTCCAACATGGAATGATTGGAATGCCTCAGCAAACTCCTCAACCGAGATAAAACTGTAAGGCTCATCTTTCCTTACCCAATATTGCTCCTGGTCTTTCCTTGATGTCACCTGTGAAATTGGTATAAATTTAAGTCATGCTCATTTGATTGTAACTAGTATAATTAGGCAAAGAAATgccgtatatgtatatatgtagataAGCAAGCTTACTTCTTGCAGAAAGTCTGCCACGCCTTTCCTCTCGGGACACTTAAAACCCATGGATTCAAAGAACTCAAGAACTTGTTCCCGAGGACCCTGATATACAATTTGACCATCGGAGAGAAGAACAATGTCGTCGAAAAGATCATAAGTTTCAGGAGCTGGCTGCAAGAGCGATATGAATGCAGTCCCTTGGAGAATGTGAACACTTTGTTTAATCGAGTTCACAATTTGATAAGTTGTTGAACTGTCCAAGCCAGTGGATATTTCGTCCATAAACAATGCCTTTGCAGGTCCGACCAGCATCTCCCCTATAATGCATTATTTGAagataattttatagttaattCACAGAAATTACAAGGACTAAAGTATTAACTAAATCCGGCATTTATAGTTCAAATGTAAATACTGTCTGGTTAGTTTTGTCTTCAAATGTAAAAGATTTGTCTTTTACAAAAACAGTATGAGCTTTCTTATTCCCTTTGTTTCTCTTTGGTACTATTTCATGTGTTGTTGGTCAATGTACCTGTTGTGACACGCTTCTTTTGTCCTCCAGAGATACCCCTTAACAATTGGTCTCCCACCAAGGTATCCGCACAGGCATCCAATCCCAAAACCTGAAAAATGATATTCATATTCATACTATTAATACTGAATCAGAGGAAATAAATTGGCTCATTTCTAAGTTCGTGTTTTTTCACATAAATAGTTGAAGCAGTTGATGTTACCTTCAGAACATAATCTGTCACAATGCTTGCCTCCTGGCCTTTTGCGACTATTGCCTGTAGTAAttttttgatcatttaaaaagaaatcaaatgtCATTCAACTACAGAAAAAATGtgacaattctttttttttttttttcatttttcttctttaaaaaaaaaaaaaaaaaaaaaagattttagtaGAGCTGGGTTGCTTTTTCACCTTCATATAGACATCTACGTCTGGGTCAGGCTTGATATTTGCTTGTTTCTCTCTTCTAGCCAACTCTGCTAGCATATCTGCAAAAAGCAAATTACTCTGTCATgctttttgtttaataaataatcCTGAATAGTGAATACTAAAGAAAGCTTgagaaaaaagcaaagaaatataaaaaagtgtAGCATAAATGGGCCAACCATAACGTGGTCCAACCCCTTGGCATCTAGCAGAGAAGGCCAACGTTTCTCGGACTGTCAATTCTCCAATATGGAGATCATGCTGGTCCACATAGGCAGAAGATCTCTGAGGCACAAACTCATGCATGTCGTGGCCATTGTAAGTCACCCTTCCCGAAAACTAAAACCACAAACACACAAAGAGTTTTACTTTCCAATTCAAAATGGCAAATTCAAGAACATGAACAAATAGAGAAATTggattttgtttccttttttttttttttttttgtgggtctATATAACCTTAAGAGTCGGGTCAAGCTTTCCAGCCAATGCCAATAAGAGCGTGGATTTGCCAGAACTCGGAGGACCCAAAAGCAGTGTCATTCTTCCAGGCTTGATGATCCCACTAACATCTTTGAGAATGGACAACTGCTTCTTTCGTGTTGGAAGTATATGAAGAAAGTTGAAGAATCCCTTTGGAAAAAACCAATACAAACAATAATTTTGTGAGCACATTCAGAAATGAATCATCATTGGATTAACTGtctacataaaaattataaacatatattgttatttaattaccTCAAATAAATTGAAGCAGTAGTTTAAGAAAGTAGGCAAAGCTCTGCTTCCAACATATGCTTCTGCTTCAACGTTTAAATTCTCAAATCTGACTTCTATTGTAGGAATACGAATTGCCaccctaaaaaaacaaaaaataaaaaatacattaccattaatattttttgcaccgaaaaaatcaattaaaaacatataacaAAGTTTCAGATCATGAAAAACACTTTTGTTACGTGTTaaattatctttctttctcACACAATGTTCATGcttctaataattattttgccattgtaaataaaaaatccttttttttttttttttttttttttttgggtacctaTCGATGCggttcttgagcttgaacaagAACCGAGAAAGATCCTCTTCATCATCTCCGACCAACCTATCGACCAACTCTTTCCTTTCTTGAAATCCAAGACTCTTAACATCGATCTCACGTGCGTTTCCCGGAGAACCCGTGACGAAGAAACCTTTCTTCAACCGACTATAAGTTGGAAGTCTCTCGAGAGCGGCCCATTTAAGAGCTTCTTCATCGTCTTCGTCCTCACGTGACGACCTTGAGAAAGCTCCCATCTCCATGTTCGTCCAAATTGAATTACTGCTTATTGTTGTTGGGTTTGTTGTTATTCTCCGAAAACTCTCACCTgtcatggtggtggtggtgatttTCTCATCAACATCATCACTGTTTCCATTTGCACTACTCGCCATTATTGGCAAAAACCTCCCCTTCAAACGTACGATCTTATAACGCTATAGCTTATATCGGAACCCAgttgctttgaaaaaaaaacaaaaagggagaAAAACCTTATTGGTAATTTGCTTGTTTGTTTgttctctctctgttttttttttttttttttttttttccttgttctcAATATGGGCATGAGCTATTTATGTAGCTGTTATGCTATAAATAGgagaaatatatagaaaaagtaGTACActtagatagatagatagatagatgaATCATCAATGATTTCAAACTGAAATATTCATCACCACTGATATCATCATTCATTAATAAGCAAAACACAAAGTGAAAACTCAAAACTACTTGGAAGTGCACCTGAAACCAACTAGTTGAATTTATTGTATATCACATGTCTATTCCTATTCCCGTTTTGTATGGTTTTGTAAAAACGTTGCGTGATTTATTAGGCAACAATTTTTTGTGGTGGCGTGGCTGGTCAAAACTCGTTGTATAATCCACAACCCCAACTCAACAAAACTGTATCCAAAGCAATACacgtttgattttattttttattttttattttaccatgtttttcTGCACCTGCGTATTAATGTTTTGGTTGGTAGATACGCATCATATATTTCAAATGCTGAGGTTTCGGGTCATTGCAAACGTCAGCAAATGCgtcacctttttttatttatttttttttcttttattccttGCTTAGTTGAAATTTTGGACTGGTTTACCGCTTAAGGATTATTTGGTTTATTGCTAAATGAGTTTGCatgcaattttttattcaattttttccttatttgtttttatttttatttttttttccaaaaatcagAGTGAcgtttcttgttttcttttttatttttttattttttaagatcaGATTGCGCTTAATGTTTCATGATTTGAATTTCTTTACGTATATGTTTATCTTAttgttttgtaaaaattatatattttttaaaaatttataaattattaaaaatatattttccgcTGACAAATTAGCCTTCCTGGTTTATTTTGACGATAAGCGTCGATAACTCTTCTAAtaatttgtaaagaaaaagaaaagcatttttttgaaaattaaccaCCCTAGaagtttaaaattgataaataacaaaaactttaattttattgaatattagccataattttattgaataacaaaagcattttaccaaaatacccttacCGACCAaactaataaacaataaaattaaaaggctttttgtttattctttttatattttcaaaaaggtTTTTTTGAAACCTCCCGTTCTTCTTCAGCCACCAACCCCTTTTATCCCTAAAAGACCATAAATACAATGGAGGAAGAGGAAAAGCggcttcaaaaaatcaaaaaccatagAAAGCTACCAAACAGTAAACACAGGATAGCGATTAAAAGGTGGTCGGTCATCATTGaccatgtttctttctttcattttctttcaccATAGTTGCTGATCTGCTGGGCCTTAATCAGATGcagaaaatattattgatagagGGAGAGATAGAGcctcaagaaaaaaataaatggagatCGAAAAGGTAAATTATGATTTGcttgtctttcttttttgcctattgaattttgtaatttcaaaCTCTTTCATTTCGTGTTTTTAAGAGATTTAAAAAACAACTTTATTGCAAATTCATGATTTTACctttttaatagtttatttgattttgagaatAATATTGTCTAAGTActaaaaggttttattttattttctttcgacTGAGTATGTGTATTGAAAAGGGCTAATTGGGGCCGATTTGTCTACATTATGCACTCTTCCTGCAGCAggttagtatttttcttttcttttcttttttataccttcttctattcttttcatttttaagattttttaagTGTTAATTGGGGATGACTATGAAACTTACATTTTTTACGTTGGTTCTGATCAAAGACAAAAGTTCTGCAATCATTTTTTTAGTAAAGTTCAATGGAATGATTATTTACGGCAGGCAGAGAACCCACTTAAGTGATGTTTAATGCAATTTGTGATTGTAATTGATCAGGGGATGTatgaaaaataagattaattaaccattattttaaatctaaattgtttgttatatatgttttgatttttttatctcCTATTGGTCTTTGTTAATTTTGGCCAGATCATGCTTTTGTCGTTAACAATAGAAGTGAATTTCGTCTTCAGATTTAGCATACATGGCCGATAGTACAAGAGAGAAATCGGAGTGCAAATATTCCCTAGCttatgaaaacagaaaaaacaattgaatatttattatattttcaatttcaatttgtaaaattcCAATCTTATCACTTGGAAACACTTAATTTTTAAAGTAGaacctctaattttttttaaaaaaatataattgcaaAAATTCAGTGAGTATTTTATGTCATAATTCACTTGATGACAAGCCTTCTGATTTTAGTATATCcaaaaattgcatttttgtTGGATTTAGTTGACATgagatgtatttaaaaaaaaaaaaatttattgtttggCCTCACTTTGCactgataaaatataatttctattttcttatttaatttggtGACTGTAACTATGAGTCCAAAAGGAATCCCAGATGATACTAGAAGTGGTATATATCTGCtgattaaaatggaaaatgatcAACATTCAAACTGATAAATTGGTCAAGTAAGAGGAAGAAGTCattgttaattataattaatgccttatttattatgctaaataaattcaaacaatatGCTGCAAAgcctatatttagttttttttttttttggttatatatatattttttttttcatcaatgtTTCATGAGAGAATTAAGTACGACTTTGTACTGCaataactatattattttactatcaacatttttcttttgtctcaaattttgttgaaagcactctgaaaattttgctaaacacatagatataaaaagaaatatcgtGCTACTATCTTAAAAGTTGATACTGAAAATGAATATGTAGTTTATACTATTCTAGGTTGTTAACATTGTAAAACTTTTTGTTAGAACCTTTGTCGGTGTGACGATAATGTTTATCTTgtatggttagaatgtgaaattatCTGTTATGAAAAGCTgcgtttttgttgaattttaatgggatgtttgaatgtgaaaccataatgtTTAATATGTATTACAACTATAGattatccttaggaagcaatgCCACATGCCTATGTTACGTTGCCTTATTTATTGCGGGTTGCATACTTCCACAAAGAGTAGATGGATTTTGTAGAGTCTGTTGATGAGTTTACCTGTGCATTGGCAAAAAGTTGCCCTCAGCGAACGAATGGGTAAAGCTCCTTAACACTTACATGtttattgaataaattttaactattgaatatggttgtaATTATATTATTGGTCATTTTTGTGTTCAAGTCCATGGAGTTTTTATATGCTAAATTACCATTGAGTTTCACACAAGATGGTATATTGTTTTTTAGGAGGAAGTATGCTCATGAGGcatacaacaaagaactaagcatatgagcttCGGTTGATGATTCATGAACAGcataatatcatttttacttctttgttgttgttactttcattatgtttatagatgcattgtttttcttatattaacattttaaatgtaAAGATAATGATGAATTATTTTGATGTTCATTTATCAAAGATAATGATGGGTTTTGATATAAAGATAACTAATTTACCATCTATAAAATATGacatatttattagaattccattttgCACAAAACCCGTTATCTGTAGGTCTCATGCTGAGACACACCAAGAGAATAATGAGTAAACTTATTAAGTAGAGCTGTATTAGACCCTGTCAGTCTCCTTTTTAAACTTGCAATTTTTTCACCTAATTATTATTTCTGATGCACTCTAAGCCATGTGTTATATTATCTATGGACCATGGTCCacaaaagcttttttatttttattaatatttttattttttgggggaaatttGATGAAAGGATCGTAGAATATTTGAAAGTCAATTGCTTGTGAAACTGAACCTTAATTAAAGTATCAGAGTAAAGTACTTTTTGATAATAGTATATAAGAATAAGTTATttgacatataatttttttagtttattactTTGTTCTTATCTCAATGCACTCAGAGAGTATTATCTGAAGATGTGAAAATTATaactttgaattatttttctttctttttttcattttagatctaatggatttagattttttattttattttcaatgaatttaGGTCTTTTCATACCTTAGTGTTTATTTAACTTTCACACTAATAGTAATCATCTGTTGGTtactttttattgtttattttgctTGTATGGAGTTggtttacttcttcttcttcttcttattattattattattattatttctgttcATTTTTTGCTCATTTTGGAAATGTCTATGACAAGCTGATTGCTTTTGTACTATTATTTAAGTATTTGATGCCTTTTATTCTTTCATATAAGCTAGAATCTATAAATTTCCTTGGTATGTATCAACTAACGTTATAGTTTCATAGATAAAAATTGTCGGAGTTGTATAGTGATATTATTGTCgtgattaataaatgttttattgtaaatttgtttcACTTTAGTTAACTTATTTTAGTTAAACTAAGaaatacataaatttttaagttttgttactaatattgattttttatatttttcagcatTGTCGGAGCAAGTGATTGACCGAGcagaaaattgaaacacaaaattTGCGCTCGTAGAGTTACAAGTGTATGCTgagaaaattacacacacacttacagagatagagaaagagagagatagaaagagagatatataaatagatagagaagcattggtggcaGTTTGttccccattaatgtaagttgcttctctgaagaaaatagaaaatattatgcaAACTAATTCTGCTTTAATGTAACAAACTTATCATTGAACCTTTATTTGTGCTGCATTGAAAGGTGTTTCAAAATTGTTGATAATGTTGATAATTTTCATAATGGATTAtttagagatgataagtcatctctttataaattgctcaattttgaatctttatcaTCATGAGCCATGCTTATGATATTGTGTTATTCGGTTTGACGGAAATGTttatataagatttttaattgtaaagagaatggtggcttataatgttcatttaatgAAGATAACGATGtattattgatgtaaggataattgatcttatagaaaatgtgtcatatttatttattagaattctatTATGCACAAATATATTACGAGCTCAATTACAGATTCTGTAAAATTTTTCGCttggtggaaaaattttcctccagggggaaaaattttcctctagTCGGAAATCTCATATGGAAACCAATTGAAGCTTATGGATAATTTTCCGCCAGGCGAAAATTTTTTCCTCAAAGCAGAAATCGTTTTTCTCCTGTTGGAAACAACATTTACTTCTAtcggaaactaatttcctccacttgaaaaatcaatttctaatagattatttaagttaatagtgaGGTACAAAAAttaagagtggagacaaatattatataagataaagatgaatttaacaaaaaatgtattaacatttaaaatcaataaccattttaaagaaaagaaaaaatgatatatatttatttttcttttcaaaatcatttgaacatttcataaaatgagatgtaaaataaatatttaaaatcaactccagaaagcctcttttcatttgggattaaattctaaaaaaaaaaattgctaataaatctttcaccgtcgagtagaaaatataatatctaagatatgaaataattgtcaaaacatattaaacgataacactaaattaaaacttcctaattcgaagcataagacaatgaaTTTGTACATctttgcctataatgtccaacatcaccgcatcggctacatctacgtccaataacatcttcaccttcggatggtatgcattGCATCGTCGACCTACCGGCTTGTCTACGTGTCCATCTCagtggaagaacaatacgacttgcCATGTCATCCggagcatgccactgtttttcatctaacacaggGTAAATAGACTCAACATAAGCTGCAGGATATGCATTTGCGGTGTattaatgagaacacatgccataaggagcaatttttgcATTCTCTGCAAGCGCTAATACTATGATCATAAgaatattgatcaagatcgaagactttgcatgagcatgttttttattggagattaactgcacccctcaaactcccaccttccacaagaaattcatgcatattaacaGCCTTCACCCGTAGTCCGATAGACTCCAAATTTcaaagtttgagttgctcttccatatggtcagtcacaggctttgtcaattttgcacctgcagtacgtcgctcataaaacctcTTTTGCAGTAAATCCCATATGTGCTCAATTAATGCTAATATttgcatctctctagcatctagtaaaataccattcaagctttctacaatattggtggtcataataatgtaccttctacatggagaaagagaatgtgctcaccttgtagggtcatatgatcgaatgtactgggcagccctattGTTTTTTTACCTCAATTTGCcgcatataaaattcaaaaatttcaaccaaatatgcactagctgcgagcatgaaacattgtattattgtttcatctttcgcatgtccatttgctttaatatttctactTATATAGTACGTGCACagcgcatggtatgcattgggaaaaaatTTACTTAATGCCTTTTTAATAGCAGGGTgtttatcactcacaaacaccaaatccagGAAATCTCCAATGGTATCCTTGAGGTTTTGAAAAAatcatgtatatgcttgctcgttctctccatctccaatgccgaaagccaaaggatatatttgcttattgctaTCCATGCCCGAtgtaatatacatgtaccctttatatttccctttcaatgtagtcgcATCAACAACCAACATGGGTCTTATATGGGATATAAATctcctaatgcttgctccaatcaccataaagaaatatacaaaattgttattatcatctGTTTTGATACATGTAAGAGTCCTaaggttcttcgacactaactcataatagTAGGCAGGCAAATTAGCAAAATTCTcttctggagatcccctaacactgttaagtgcatactctttacctctccatgctttgttatagcttatattcaccccatatttcgacaaaaaatcatgttgaatttctttaggTTTGTAAATATGTGCaatcccttcatatttagatttgatacattacccgataacccggctactggcctgcttatgttctcgatgcacgaaaTCTAAcaagcaactgtgtacattataaaaaattctcacaacaaatatttctccatttttaaatgtggttgcatgtagtcgccatttacaagtattttccaagcatataacctcataccgttgtgtagttgaccgtgtcaccttgaactc
This genomic interval carries:
- the LOC107434245 gene encoding pleiotropic drug resistance protein 1-like codes for the protein MASSANGNSDDVDEKITTTTMTGESFRRITTNPTTISSNSIWTNMEMGAFSRSSREDEDDEEALKWAALERLPTYSRLKKGFFVTGSPGNAREIDVKSLGFQERKELVDRLVGDDEEDLSRFLFKLKNRIDRVAIRIPTIEVRFENLNVEAEAYVGSRALPTFLNYCFNLFEGFFNFLHILPTRKKQLSILKDVSGIIKPGRMTLLLGPPSSGKSTLLLALAGKLDPTLKFSGRVTYNGHDMHEFVPQRSSAYVDQHDLHIGELTVRETLAFSARCQGVGPRYDMLAELARREKQANIKPDPDVDVYMKAIVAKGQEASIVTDYVLKVLGLDACADTLVGDQLLRGISGGQKKRVTTGEMLVGPAKALFMDEISTGLDSSTTYQIVNSIKQSVHILQGTAFISLLQPAPETYDLFDDIVLLSDGQIVYQGPREQVLEFFESMGFKCPERKGVADFLQEVTSRKDQEQYWVRKDEPYSFISVEEFAEAFQSFHVGRVLGDELATPFDKSKSHPSALTTKKYGVSKKELLKACFSREFLLMKRNSFVYFSMLFRLAMTALITMSVFLRTEMHRNSVIDGGIYLGALFFSLITVMFNGMSELSMTVAKLPVFYKQRDLRFFPPWAYALPSWILKIPVTFAEVAIWVFITYYVIGFDPNVGRLFRQFLILFLLSQMASSLNRFIAAVGRNMIVASTLSSLSLVILFSLGGFVLSREHIKKWWIWGYWLSPLMYGQNAIVVNEFLGKSWDKFLPNSEESLGVAVLRSRGFFTQANWYWIGVGALLIYVLLFNFCFSLALTYLSPYVKQNAVKSEASQSNQIDSKTREIIRSQSRNTSFSLRASKESGDQELKSASSPSRSLSVRTEAVANMNKKKTGMILPFEPHFITFEDITYSVDMPQGMKDQGILEDKLVLLKGVSGAFRPGVLTALMGVSGAGKTTLMDVLAGRKTGGYISGNISISGYPKKQQTFARISGYCEQNDIHSPHVTVYESLVYSTWLRLSSEVNSETRKMFVEEVMELVELNPLRQAMVGLPGVNGLSTEQRKRLTIAVELVANPSIIFMDEPTSGLDARAAAIVMRTVRNTVDTGRTVVCTIHQPSIDIFEAFDELLLMKRGGQEIYAGPLGRHSCHLIKYFEGIQGVSKIKDGYNPATWMLEVTTPAKERDLGIDFAEVYRNSELYKRNKALIEELSRPAPGSKDLYFPTEYSQSLFTQCLACLWKQHWSYWRNPHYTALRFLFTAFMAIIFGTMFLNLGSKWTKQQDLFNAMGSMYAAVLFLGIKNSTLVQPVVSVERTVFYRERAAGMYSALAYAFAQVMIEIPYVFAQALVYGLIVYAMVGFQWTFVKFFWYLFFMFFTFLYLTYYGMMAVALTPNQHIAAICAVTFYAVWNLFSGFVIPRTRIPIWWRWYYWACPLAWTLYGLVASQFGDVKEVMETGQTVEEFLMDYFGFDHDFLGVVAVVAAGFALVFAFVFALSIKILNFQTR